In Plodia interpunctella isolate USDA-ARS_2022_Savannah chromosome 17, ilPloInte3.2, whole genome shotgun sequence, one genomic interval encodes:
- the CD98hc gene encoding uncharacterized protein CD98hc isoform X1 — protein MSETRKNHHNIDGGQVKEDDHVASYKPIPESDAGFRTSKSSLSKSKEKVDEAEERLLKSELAEKIVCVDMADAKYVVGDHRNGDAKIELDANKRQYSGLTKEELLKYADDPFWVRLRWFMFVLFWALWLSMLVGAIAIIIRAPKCSPPPPKKWFEKGPIVDLTPIDTLVEVEALLPLLKSNKVQGAFVDAVPTYEVLEKPELAVPIKQFVENAKSYGVKIIVDLIPNFVFNTSSWFQLSANRSAEYEDYFIWKKPTEYDSAGNAKPPNSWVSTLNEPAWTLHPERKEFYLHQYGAHQPDLNFRNAAVKKHFDDVLQTYVNAGVDGVRLVNARQVLVNSSLHEEEKETSHSSLGATHDSYAFWRHQHTRDQPELDQLLAHWAAIVNPDATVERVFTLHEPSRPELFLLRAGAALAPPSAAPVRLRPRAAPAAALLINKYLNATWNALQLKADAKVELAEFALLLPAAPVIDLTQLDEEDNTTTTGHLSHLVPLREDASIQHGHSTVVAVNSTTGVKLLAVARWKPGHTGYMAVLNPSEEAAEANVALASVPPTLTVHHITAGAAAANYTNHMSVSREQLLVPAQSTVVLSYVPEAPAQ, from the exons ggTTCCGCACGTCCAAGTCGAGCCTCAGCAAGTCCAAGGAGAAGGTAGATGAGGCGGAGGAGCGCCTGCTGAAGAGTGAGCTCGCTGAGAAGATTGTCTGCGTTGACATGGCGGATGCCAAATACGTCGTCGGCGACCACAGGAACGGCGATGCAAAAATCGAGCTCGACGCCAATAAGCGG CAATACTCCGGCCTGACCAAAGAGGAGCTGCTGAAGTATGCAGACGACCCGTTCTGGGTGCGCTTGCGCTGGTTCATGTTCGTGCTGTTCTGGGCTCTCTGGCTTTCCATGCTGGTCGGGGCTATTGCCATCATCATCCGCGCGCCAAAGTGCTCCCCACCGCCGCCCAAGAAGTG GTTCGAGAAAGGCCCCATCGTTGACTTGACCCCCATAGACACCCTGGTCGAGGTCGAAGCATTACTGCCCCTTCTGAAGAGCAACAAGGTTCAGGGTGCCTTCGTGGATGCGGTGCCCACGTACGAGGTCCTGGAGAAACCGGAGCTGGCCGTCCCGATCAAACAGTTTGTGGAGAATGCCAAGAGCTACGGCGTCAA GATCATAGTGGATCTAATTCCGAACTTCGTGTTCAACACGTCCAGCTGGTTCCAACTGAGCGCTAACCGCTCGGCCGAGTATGAAGACTATTTCATCTGGAAGAAACCCACCGAGTATGACAGCGCTGGAAATGCCAAACCGCCTAACTCGTGG GTGTCAACATTGAACGAGCCGGCGTGGACTCTGCACCCGGAGCGCAAGGAGTTCTACCTGCACCAGTACGGCGCACACCAGCCCGACCTCAACTTCAGAAACGCTGCCGTTAAGAAACACTTCGACGATGTTCTACAGACCTATGTCAATGCGGGCGTCGATGGCGTCAG ACTGGTGAACGCGCGTCAGGTGCTAGTGAACTCCAGCCTCCACGAGGAAGAGAAGGAGACGTCCCACTCGTCTCTCGGCGCCACCCACGACTCGTACGCGTTCTGGCGACACCAGCACACGCGCGACCAGCCGGAGCTGGACCAGCTGCTGGCGCACTGGGCGGCCATCGTGAACCCTGATGCTACTG TGGAACGCGTGTTCACGCTCCACGAGCCGTCCCGGCCGGAGCTGTTCCTGCTGCGGGCCGGCGCGGCGCTGGCGCCGCCCAGCGCCGCGCCCGTGCGTCTGCGGCCGCGCGCGGCGCCCGCCGCCGCGCTCCTCATCAACAAATATCTCAACGCCACGTGGAACGCCCTACAG TTGAAGGCGGACGCTAAGGTAGAACTGGCGGAGTTCGCGTTACTGCTGCCCGCCGCGCCGGTCATTGACCTCACTCAGCTCGACGAAGAGGACAACACTACCACG ACGGGTCACCTCTCGCACTTGGTGCCCCTGCGCGAGGACGCCAGCATCCAGCACGGCCACAGCACCGTGGTGGCCGTCAACTCCACCACTGGGGTCAAACTGCTTGCCGTGGCCAG ATGGAAGCCAGGCCATACTGGGTACATGGCGGTCCTGAACCCCTCCGAGGAGGCTGCGGAGGCCAACGTGGCTCTGGCGTCAGTCCCCCCCACGCTCACAGTACATCACATCACTGCAGGCGCCGCGGCCGCCAA CTACACGAATCACATGTCAGTGAGCCGCGAGCAGCTGCTGGTCCCGGCGCAGTCGACCGTGGTGCTGTCGTACGTGCCCGAGGCGCCGGCGCAGTAG
- the CD98hc gene encoding amino acid transporter heavy chain SLC3A1 isoform X2: MADAKYVVGDHRNGDAKIELDANKRQYSGLTKEELLKYADDPFWVRLRWFMFVLFWALWLSMLVGAIAIIIRAPKCSPPPPKKWFEKGPIVDLTPIDTLVEVEALLPLLKSNKVQGAFVDAVPTYEVLEKPELAVPIKQFVENAKSYGVKIIVDLIPNFVFNTSSWFQLSANRSAEYEDYFIWKKPTEYDSAGNAKPPNSWVSTLNEPAWTLHPERKEFYLHQYGAHQPDLNFRNAAVKKHFDDVLQTYVNAGVDGVRLVNARQVLVNSSLHEEEKETSHSSLGATHDSYAFWRHQHTRDQPELDQLLAHWAAIVNPDATVERVFTLHEPSRPELFLLRAGAALAPPSAAPVRLRPRAAPAAALLINKYLNATWNALQLKADAKVELAEFALLLPAAPVIDLTQLDEEDNTTTTGHLSHLVPLREDASIQHGHSTVVAVNSTTGVKLLAVARWKPGHTGYMAVLNPSEEAAEANVALASVPPTLTVHHITAGAAAANYTNHMSVSREQLLVPAQSTVVLSYVPEAPAQ; the protein is encoded by the exons ATGGCGGATGCCAAATACGTCGTCGGCGACCACAGGAACGGCGATGCAAAAATCGAGCTCGACGCCAATAAGCGG CAATACTCCGGCCTGACCAAAGAGGAGCTGCTGAAGTATGCAGACGACCCGTTCTGGGTGCGCTTGCGCTGGTTCATGTTCGTGCTGTTCTGGGCTCTCTGGCTTTCCATGCTGGTCGGGGCTATTGCCATCATCATCCGCGCGCCAAAGTGCTCCCCACCGCCGCCCAAGAAGTG GTTCGAGAAAGGCCCCATCGTTGACTTGACCCCCATAGACACCCTGGTCGAGGTCGAAGCATTACTGCCCCTTCTGAAGAGCAACAAGGTTCAGGGTGCCTTCGTGGATGCGGTGCCCACGTACGAGGTCCTGGAGAAACCGGAGCTGGCCGTCCCGATCAAACAGTTTGTGGAGAATGCCAAGAGCTACGGCGTCAA GATCATAGTGGATCTAATTCCGAACTTCGTGTTCAACACGTCCAGCTGGTTCCAACTGAGCGCTAACCGCTCGGCCGAGTATGAAGACTATTTCATCTGGAAGAAACCCACCGAGTATGACAGCGCTGGAAATGCCAAACCGCCTAACTCGTGG GTGTCAACATTGAACGAGCCGGCGTGGACTCTGCACCCGGAGCGCAAGGAGTTCTACCTGCACCAGTACGGCGCACACCAGCCCGACCTCAACTTCAGAAACGCTGCCGTTAAGAAACACTTCGACGATGTTCTACAGACCTATGTCAATGCGGGCGTCGATGGCGTCAG ACTGGTGAACGCGCGTCAGGTGCTAGTGAACTCCAGCCTCCACGAGGAAGAGAAGGAGACGTCCCACTCGTCTCTCGGCGCCACCCACGACTCGTACGCGTTCTGGCGACACCAGCACACGCGCGACCAGCCGGAGCTGGACCAGCTGCTGGCGCACTGGGCGGCCATCGTGAACCCTGATGCTACTG TGGAACGCGTGTTCACGCTCCACGAGCCGTCCCGGCCGGAGCTGTTCCTGCTGCGGGCCGGCGCGGCGCTGGCGCCGCCCAGCGCCGCGCCCGTGCGTCTGCGGCCGCGCGCGGCGCCCGCCGCCGCGCTCCTCATCAACAAATATCTCAACGCCACGTGGAACGCCCTACAG TTGAAGGCGGACGCTAAGGTAGAACTGGCGGAGTTCGCGTTACTGCTGCCCGCCGCGCCGGTCATTGACCTCACTCAGCTCGACGAAGAGGACAACACTACCACG ACGGGTCACCTCTCGCACTTGGTGCCCCTGCGCGAGGACGCCAGCATCCAGCACGGCCACAGCACCGTGGTGGCCGTCAACTCCACCACTGGGGTCAAACTGCTTGCCGTGGCCAG ATGGAAGCCAGGCCATACTGGGTACATGGCGGTCCTGAACCCCTCCGAGGAGGCTGCGGAGGCCAACGTGGCTCTGGCGTCAGTCCCCCCCACGCTCACAGTACATCACATCACTGCAGGCGCCGCGGCCGCCAA CTACACGAATCACATGTCAGTGAGCCGCGAGCAGCTGCTGGTCCCGGCGCAGTCGACCGTGGTGCTGTCGTACGTGCCCGAGGCGCCGGCGCAGTAG